Proteins encoded in a region of the Raphanus sativus cultivar WK10039 chromosome 8, ASM80110v3, whole genome shotgun sequence genome:
- the LOC108822780 gene encoding protein KINESIN LIGHT CHAIN-RELATED 3, whose amino-acid sequence MDGGLSVNELNGGGSDADVAFDTTIEELCKNLCELRSSTNHSPSRQSFGSYGDEESKIDSDLQHLALGESPDLDITEEDEEEEEEVDTVIDTVRPASAAAAKPSSSEVITPKDTEKQVGKKNANMGLGNATRKKKKVQNGGGNEEPSSELARFLLNQARNLISSGESINKALELSLRASKLFEASADKKKPCLEQIMCLHVTAAIYCKLKEYNEAIPILQRSIELPVVEEGYALAKFAGLMQLGDTYAMTGQLENSVSCYTEGLTIQKKFLGENDPRVGETCRYLAEALVQALRFDEAEKLCQTALSIHRQNGSPGSIAEAADRRLMGLICETKGDHENALEHLVLASMAMSSANGREEDDSEVAFVDASIGDSYLSLSRFDEAISAYHKSLTALKTAKGENHPSVGSVYIRLADLYNRTGKTREAKSYIDNALRIYDESQHTLEISPEEIASGLTEISVICESMNEVERAVTLLQKALKIYGDGGPGQKMMVVGIEAQMGVLYYMMGKYLDSYNTFKSAVSKLRGTGTGKKQSTFYGIAVNQMGLACVQLGEIEEGVELFEEAKCVLEQECGMYHPETLGVYNNLAGAYDAIGRLEDAIALLGHVVGAREEKLGTANVDTEEEKGRLVQLLKEAGKVTGRKAKSLQTLIDSDLMTSSHLR is encoded by the exons ATGGATGGAGGTCTGTCTGTTAACGAATTAAATGGTGGTGGTTCGGATGCCGATGTTGCTTTTGACACAACGATAGAGGAGCTATGCAAGAATCTCTGCGAGCTGCGGAGCTCTACTAATCACTCTCCTTCGAGGCAGAGCTTTGGATCGTACGGTGACGAGGAGTCAAAGATTGATTCTGATCTACAGCACCTTGCTCTAGGAGAGTCACCGGATCTAGACATAaccgaagaagatgaagaagaggaggaggaggttgaCACGGTGATTGACACGGTGAGACCAGCAAGTGCTGCTGCTGCTAAGCCAAGCTCCTCTGAGGTCATCACGCCGAAGGATACGGAGAAACAAGTTGGTAAGAAGAATGCAAACATGGGACTTGGTAACGccacaaggaagaagaagaaagtacaGAATGGCGGTGGGAATGAAGAACCATCATCCGAGCTGGCACGTTTCTTACTGAACCAAGCGAGAAACTTGATCAGCTCTGGCGAGAGTATCAACAAAGCTCTAGAGTTATCTCTTAGAGCATCTAAGCTGTTCGAGGCTTCTGCTGATAAAAAGAAACCGTGTTTGGAACAGATCATGTGTCTGCACGTTACAGCAGCTATCTACTGCAAGCTAAAAGAGTACAACGAGGCCATACCAATTCTGCAGCGCTCCATCGAGCTCCCGGTTGTCGAAGAAGGTTATGCGCTGGCCAAATTCGCTGGACTGATGCAGTTAGGCGACACTTACGCCATGACGGGACAGCTAGAGAACTCGGTGTCATGTTACACCGAGGGGTTAACAATCCAGAAGAAGTTTCTTGGAGAAAACGACCCAAGAGTCGGTGAAACGTGCAGATACTTAGCCGAGGCTCTGGTCCAAGCCTTACGTTTCGACGAAGCTGAGAAGCTCTGCCAAACGGCTCTCTCTATCCACCGACAAAACGGTTCGCCAGGCTCCATCGCCGAGGCAGCGGACAGAAGACTCATGGGACTTATATGCGAGACCAAAGGAGACCACGAGAACGCCTTGGAGCATTTGGTGTTAGCCAGCATGGCCATGTCATCAGCAAACGGACGAGAAGAAGATGACTCCGAGGTCGCTTTCGTCGACGCCAGCATCGGAGACTCCTACTTGTCTCTGTCCCGTTTCGACGAAGCCATCTCTGCTTACCACAAGTCTCTCACCGCGTTGAAGACAGCAAAGGGAGAGAACCATCCATCAGTTGGTTCGGTTTACATCCGTTTAGCCGATCTCTACAACCGAACCGGTAAAACGAGAGAAGCCAAGTCTTACATTGACAACGCTCTACGGATATACGACGAGTCGCAACATACTCTGGAGATCTCTCCCGAGGAGATTGCTAGCGGTCTTACGGAGATCTCGGTGATATGCGAGTCTATGAACGAGGTGGAACGAGCTGTGACGTTGCTGCAAAAGGCGTTGAAGATATACGGTGATGGTGGTCCTGGTCAGAAGATGATGGTTGTTGGTATCGAAGCTCAGATGGGAGTGTTGTACTATATGATGGGGAAGTACTTGGACTCGTACAACACGTTTAAGAGCGCGGTCTCGAAGCTACGCGGGACAGGGACGGGGAAGAAACAGTCGACGTTTTACGGGATCGCGGTTAACCAAATGGGTTTGGCTTGCGTTCAGCTTGGTGAGATTGAAGAGGGTGTTGAGTTGTTTGAAGAAGCTAAATGTGTGTTGGAACAAGAATGTGGTATGTATCACCCGGAGACGCTTGGAGTGTACAATAACCTCGCAGGAGCTTATGATGCAATTGGGAG GTTGGAGGATGCGATTGCGTTGCTAGGACATGTGGTTGGGGCTAGGGAGGAGAAGCTCGGAACAGCGAACGTTGATACAGAAGAGGAGAAGGGAAGGTTGGTGCAGCTGTTGAAAGAAGCTGGTAAGGTTACAGGAAGGAAAGCTAAGTCTCTCCAGACTCTAATTGATTCTGATCTCATGACTTCTTCACATCTTCGTTAA